From one Thunnus maccoyii chromosome 6, fThuMac1.1, whole genome shotgun sequence genomic stretch:
- the LOC121898394 gene encoding extracellular calcium-sensing receptor-like: MMFAIEEINNSSELLPGVMLGYRIFDSCPSIPLSIRASLNLMNGYESGKDSCDKISTVHAVIGETTSTSTIGIARTMGPFHIPVISHSATCACLSNRRDYPSFFRTIPSDIYQSKALAKLVKHFGWTWVGAIRTNSDYGNGGMATFLDAAQKEGVCVEYSVAIYRTDPRKWFLEVVDIIKKSTSKVIVAFADGTDLDILIKELYAQNVTGLQWVGSEGWITYRYIASPVNYAVVQGAVGFAALNAHIPGLQEFLANSRPSTTPGNQGLVELWEMVFSCTLTPHAQDSVAACTGKESLWDTNSRFTDVSDSSLLNNVYKATYALAHALHMLFTCQDGQGPFENYSCADRENVKPWQVLHYLNQVNFTTKIGENVFFDEMGDPVARYALVNWQMDETGYILFETIGYYDASRPEGQQFEMKAGVEAIWAGENPKVPRSVCSESCLPGTRRAFVKGKPICCFDCITCADGEFSNSTNAVKCDKCPPEYKSNEERNNCDLKAIEFLTFRELMGILLVTFSVFGACLAVTIALIFFHYRQTPIVRANNSELSFLLLFSLTLCFLCSLTFIGRPSVWSCMLRHTAFGITFVLCISCVLGKTIVVLMAFKATLPASNMIKWFGPAQQRLSVLAFTLIQVLICILWLTINPPFPFKNMKHYKEKIILECALGSPVGFWAVLGYIGLLAILCFILAFLARKLPDNFNEAKFITFSMLIFCAVWITFIPAYVSSPGKFTVAVEIFAILASSYGMLFCIFLPKCYIILLKPENNTKKHLMGKATQRAL; the protein is encoded by the exons ATGATGTTTGCCATAGAGGAGATCAACAACAGCTCGGAGCTGCTGCCAGGGGTGATGCTGGGCTACAGGATCTTTGACTCCTGCCCTAGTATCCCTCTGTCCATCAGAGCATCGTTAAACCTGATGAATGGGTATGAGAGTGGGAAAGACAGCTGTGACAAAATCTCCACTGTGCACGCTGTCATAGGGGAAACTACATCCACCTCCACAATAGGTATTGCACGCACCATGGGACCCTTTCATATACCTGTG ATCAGTCATTCAGCCACTTGTGCATGTCTTAGCAACAGAAGAGACTATCCTTCTTTCTTCAGAACTATACCTAGTGACATTTACCAAAGCAAAGCACTGGCAAAGCTGGTAAAACACTTTGGCTGGACATGGGTAGGGGCTATCAGAACCAATAGTGACTATGGGAATGGTGGTATGGCCACTTTCCTGGATGCAGCTCAAAAGGAAGGCGTTTGTGTTGAGTACTCGGTCGCTATTTACAGAACTGATCCAAGGAAGTGGTTCTTAGAAGTGGTGGACATTATAAAGAAATCCACTTCTAAGGTAATTGTGGCATTTGCTGATGGCACAGATCTTGATATTCTGATCAAAGAGCTTTATGCTCAGAACGTGACAGGCCTGCAGTGGGTGGGCAGTGAAGGGTGGATCACTTATCGTTATATTGCCTCTCCTGTAAACTATGCTGTGGTCCAGGGGGCAGTGGGCTTTGCAGCGCTCAATGCTCACATCCCTGGCCTGCAGGAGTTCCTGGCTAACAGCAGGCCCTCCACCACGCCAGGGAACCAGGGACTAGTGGAGTTGTGGGAGATGGTGTTCAGCTGCACCCTGACTCCCCACGCTCAGGATTCAGTCGCAGCCTGCACTGGGAAGGAGTCTCTATGGGACACAAACTCACGCTTCACAGATGTCTCAGATTCCAGTCTGCTGAATAATGTTTACAAGGCCACATATGCTTTAGCTCATGCTCTGCACATGCTATTTACCTGCCAAGATGGACAGGGACCTTTTGAGAACTATTCTTGTGCAGatagagaaaatgtgaaaccaTGGCAG GTTCTGCATTACCTAAACCAGGTCAATTTCACCACTAAGATTGGTGAAAATGTGTTCTTTGATGAAATGGGTGACCCTGTGGCACGTTATGCGCTGGTTAACTGGCAGATGGATGAGACAGGTTATATACTCTTTGAAACCATTGGTTACTATGATGCGTCCCGGCCTGAGGGTCAGCAGTTTGAGATGAAGGCAGGTGTGGAAGCCATCTGGGCAGGCGAGAATCCAAAA GTGCCGAGGTCTGTTTGCAGTGAGAGCTGTTTGCCGGGGACCCGTCGGGCTTTTGTTAAGGGCAAGCCTATCTGCTGTTTTGATTGCATCACCTGTGCTGATGGGGAGTTCAGCAACAGTACAA ATGCAGTGAAATGTGACAAATGCCCTCCTGAATACAAGTCCAACGAAGAGAGGAATAACTGTGACTTGAAAGCTATTGAGTTTCTCACCTTCAGAGAACTGATGGGTATACTGTTGGtcaccttttctgtttttgggGCCTGCCTGGCGGTGACTATAGCCCTGATATTTTTCCATTACCGGCAAACTCCCATAGTCAGAGCCAACAACTCTGAGCTGAGCTTCCTGCTGCTCTTCTCCTTGACTCTGTGTTTCCTATGTTCTCTGACCTTTATAGGCCGGCCCTCTGTATGGTCCTGCATGCTGCGCCACACAGCATTCGGCATCACCTTTGTGCTCTGTATCTCATGTGTTCTTGGAAAAACTATAGTAGTGTTGATGGCCTTTAAAGCCACACTTCCAGCTAGTAATATGATAAAATGGTTTGGGCCTGCACAGCAGAGACTCAGTGTTCTGGCGTTTACTCTTATACAGGTTTTAATTTGCATACTTTGGTTGACAATCAACCCTCCctttccttttaaaaacatgaaacactatAAGGAGAAGATTATTCTCGAATGTGCCCTGGGATCACCAGTAGGTTTCTGGGCTGTGTTAGGATACATAGGACTCTTAGCCatcttatgttttattcttgCTTTTTTGGCCCGAAAGTTACCTGATAATTTCAATGAAGCTAAATTCATCACCTTCAGCATGCTGATATTCTGTGCAGTCTGGATCACATTTATCCCAGCTTATGTCAGCTCTCCTGGGAAGTTCACCGTAGCTGTGGAGATATTTGCTATTCTGGCTTCAAGTTATGGaatgttattttgtatttttttgccGAAGTGCTATATAATTTTATTGAAACCTGAgaacaacacaaagaaacatttgatgGGTAAAGCAACTCAGAGAGCCCTTTGA